One window of the Janthinobacterium sp. PAMC25594 genome contains the following:
- a CDS encoding undecaprenyl-diphosphate phosphatase produces the protein MSFLQLFILSIVQGFAELLPVSSSAHVIMAEKWMGLDPTSPELTMLLVMLHTGTMFAVIVYFWASWRATYFSSTAAFRSNVLLLAAATALTGIVGFGLLKGITHFMSKDAPGFEIEHLFGNAKLMAAALAAAGVLIIVSSRLQARQHGTLSIGKAMVIGAVQGLCLPFRGFSRSGATISAGIAMGVPQRRAEEFSFALAVVLTPAVLVKEGWRFYQAVANGSLDHLEHGNSMLHLLGPSLLGMLLSFLAGLLALRWLSRWLEQGRWHFFGAYCLLASAVVLYVG, from the coding sequence ATGAGCTTTTTGCAACTATTTATTCTTTCCATCGTCCAGGGCTTCGCCGAACTGCTGCCCGTGTCCAGCTCCGCCCACGTCATCATGGCGGAAAAATGGATGGGCCTGGACCCCACGTCGCCGGAACTGACCATGCTGCTGGTGATGTTGCACACCGGCACCATGTTCGCCGTCATCGTGTATTTCTGGGCATCCTGGCGCGCCACGTATTTCAGTTCGACCGCCGCCTTCCGCAGCAATGTGCTGCTGCTCGCGGCCGCCACGGCGCTGACGGGCATCGTCGGCTTCGGCTTGCTCAAGGGCATTACCCATTTCATGAGCAAGGATGCGCCCGGCTTTGAAATCGAGCACCTGTTCGGCAATGCGAAACTGATGGCCGCCGCGCTGGCCGCCGCCGGCGTGCTGATCATCGTCTCCTCGCGCCTGCAGGCGCGCCAGCATGGCACCTTGTCCATTGGCAAGGCGATGGTGATCGGCGCCGTGCAAGGCCTGTGCCTGCCCTTCCGGGGTTTTTCCCGCTCGGGCGCCACCATTTCCGCCGGCATCGCCATGGGCGTGCCGCAACGCCGCGCCGAGGAATTCAGCTTTGCCCTGGCCGTCGTGCTGACGCCAGCCGTGCTGGTCAAGGAAGGCTGGCGCTTTTACCAGGCCGTGGCAAATGGCAGCCTGGACCATCTGGAACACGGCAACAGCATGCTGCACCTGCTCGGACCCAGCCTGCTGGGCATGCTGCTATCGTTCCTGGCCGGCTTGCTGGCCTTGCGCTGGCTGTCGCGCTGGCTGGAACAGGGCCGCTGGCATTTCTTTGGCGCGTATTGCCTGCTGGCCTCTGCCGTGGTGCTGTACGTAGGGTAA
- a CDS encoding LysE family translocator, translating into MIALLAVALITLLASIVPGPDFAMVTRNSYLHGRRAGLLAALGIALGVQVHVFYTMFGVGLVIASSPALFTAIKFVGAVYLIVIGWKTWSNRAGLIIDLHGGASVPRHKILLNGFLTNALNPKTTLFVISTYTQVVQPGTPLSVQFGYGLCMSAIHLAWFALVAIFFSQARFRLRMVKHQRTLDRLIGTLLMALGVLLACANMDKL; encoded by the coding sequence ATGATCGCATTGCTTGCCGTTGCATTGATTACCCTGCTGGCCTCCATCGTCCCCGGCCCCGATTTCGCGATGGTCACGCGCAACAGCTATCTGCATGGACGCCGCGCCGGCTTGCTGGCCGCGCTCGGCATCGCGCTGGGCGTGCAAGTGCACGTGTTCTATACGATGTTTGGCGTGGGACTGGTCATCGCCAGTTCACCGGCGCTGTTTACAGCGATCAAGTTTGTCGGCGCCGTGTACCTGATCGTGATCGGCTGGAAAACCTGGAGCAACCGCGCGGGCCTCATCATCGACCTGCATGGCGGCGCCAGCGTGCCCCGGCACAAGATCCTGCTCAACGGCTTCCTGACGAATGCGCTGAACCCGAAAACCACCTTGTTCGTCATCAGCACCTACACCCAGGTGGTGCAGCCGGGCACGCCATTGAGCGTCCAGTTCGGCTATGGGCTGTGCATGTCCGCCATCCACCTGGCCTGGTTTGCCCTCGTGGCCATCTTTTTCTCGCAAGCGCGCTTTCGTTTGCGCATGGTCAAGCACCAGCGGACCCTCGACCGGCTGATCGGCACGCTGCTGATGGCGCTGGGCGTGCTGCTGGCCTGCGCCAACATGGACAAACTGTAA
- a CDS encoding LysR substrate-binding domain-containing protein gives MTRQTALGSLRFFEAAARLGSFVQAADELHVTHGAVSRQIRLLETSLGTALFERRNRGVFLTAPGAQLRDAVQQAFERLDAALDAVRQPTRPAPLVVSCEPTIAMKWLIPRLGDFYQRHPEVPLHLFASGGPVAFQRDAVDVALRRNDFAWDAALHAEKVCDEWIAPVCAPALLRQGRLDLSAQRLLHTASRPAAWAHWRAVGTDDGSSSLGHGDSQTYEHFYLSLQAACAGLGVAVGSVFMVREDIDSGRLVAPQGFRRDGSGYFLLSPLLFDGDARRATLLHWLREQMGQALPVA, from the coding sequence ATGACCAGACAGACAGCACTCGGTAGCTTGCGTTTCTTCGAGGCGGCGGCCAGGCTGGGCAGTTTTGTCCAGGCGGCGGACGAGCTGCACGTGACGCACGGGGCGGTCAGCCGGCAAATCCGCCTGCTGGAAACGTCGCTGGGCACGGCCTTGTTCGAGCGCCGCAACCGCGGCGTCTTTCTGACCGCACCGGGCGCGCAGTTGCGCGATGCCGTGCAGCAGGCGTTCGAACGGCTCGACGCCGCCCTCGATGCGGTGCGCCAGCCGACCCGCCCGGCGCCGCTGGTGGTGTCATGCGAGCCGACGATTGCGATGAAATGGCTGATCCCGCGCCTCGGCGACTTTTACCAGCGCCATCCGGAAGTGCCGCTGCACCTGTTCGCCTCGGGCGGGCCGGTGGCGTTCCAGCGCGACGCGGTGGACGTGGCGCTGCGGCGCAACGATTTTGCGTGGGATGCGGCATTGCATGCGGAAAAGGTGTGCGACGAATGGATCGCGCCTGTGTGCGCGCCGGCCCTGCTGCGGCAAGGGCGGCTGGACTTGTCCGCGCAACGCCTGCTGCACACGGCGTCGCGCCCGGCCGCCTGGGCGCACTGGCGCGCCGTCGGCACGGACGACGGCAGTAGTAGCCTCGGCCACGGCGACAGCCAGACCTACGAGCATTTCTATCTGAGTCTGCAAGCCGCTTGCGCCGGCCTGGGCGTGGCGGTCGGCTCCGTCTTCATGGTGCGCGAAGATATCGACAGCGGGCGCCTGGTCGCGCCCCAGGGTTTCCGGCGCGACGGCAGCGGCTATTTCCTGCTGTCGCCGCTGCTGTTCGACGGCGATGCGCGCCGCGCCACCTTGCTGCACTGGCTGCGCGAGCAGATGGGGCAGGCGCTGCCGGTGGCGTAG
- a CDS encoding alpha/beta hydrolase, with protein MRRSCLALHLTAALLLSSPFHLAHAAPAAAASAATPLVIGDSFTIDSQALQEQRHINVYMARAWDTPRDAPLPVLYMPDGGVAEDFLHVAGLLQVSVANGTMRPFMLVGMQNTQRRRDLTGPTQSAEDRKIAPVVGGAPAYRAFIRDELMPEIKRRYRTTGETAIVGESLAGLFVVETYLLEPQLFDHYLAFDPSLWWNHGALPRQAAALLAKGKPGKHSLYLASSSEAGIAVEVQRLAQVLEKQAPPGLQWHQEKMPEETHGTIYHPAALKAFRAVFKPITAPQ; from the coding sequence ATGCGCCGCTCTTGCCTTGCACTGCACCTCACCGCCGCCCTGCTGCTGTCCAGCCCCTTCCACCTCGCCCATGCCGCACCGGCCGCTGCCGCCAGCGCGGCCACGCCGCTCGTCATCGGCGACAGTTTCACGATCGATTCGCAGGCGCTGCAGGAACAGCGCCACATCAATGTGTACATGGCGCGCGCCTGGGATACGCCGCGCGACGCGCCGCTGCCCGTGCTGTACATGCCCGACGGCGGCGTGGCGGAAGACTTTTTACACGTGGCCGGCTTGCTGCAAGTGTCGGTGGCGAATGGCACGATGCGCCCCTTCATGCTGGTCGGCATGCAAAACACGCAGCGCCGGCGCGACTTGACAGGCCCAACGCAGAGCGCGGAAGACCGCAAGATCGCCCCCGTGGTGGGTGGCGCGCCGGCCTACCGGGCCTTCATCCGCGATGAACTGATGCCGGAAATCAAACGGCGCTACCGCACGACGGGCGAAACGGCCATCGTCGGCGAATCGCTGGCGGGCCTGTTCGTGGTGGAAACGTATCTGCTGGAACCGCAACTGTTCGACCATTACCTGGCCTTCGACCCCAGTCTGTGGTGGAATCATGGCGCCCTGCCGCGTCAGGCGGCGGCCCTGCTGGCCAAGGGCAAGCCGGGCAAACACAGCCTGTACCTGGCGTCCAGCAGCGAGGCGGGCATCGCCGTCGAAGTGCAGCGCCTGGCCCAGGTGCTGGAAAAACAGGCGCCGCCCGGCTTGCAATGGCACCAGGAAAAGATGCCGGAAGAGACCCATGGCACCATCTACCATCCGGCCGCCTTGAAAGCATTCCGCGCCGTGTTCAAGCCTATTACCGCGCCGCAATAA
- a CDS encoding DUF6138 family protein yields MSTLVELVTQEMTAAIHAWFDERLQRNDLEQSVKRTTLQAGIFNDFMLDYKPGRAIADDIDLDFDDDARPGTAARLDDAQMRDDVVPQLTAVVQARLAPLVDTPMIDYRFTCRGKFQTAQGKLHLTLLEYVNEDKRQALLENIHAYIGQKLTHGKHPTQPLETFFLARHLLDPQLFPQLDVAWTIAQYERIQALNKTQPDDLARHRADIIRAITQWAENVFLPQFYDRALSAYRATEYTLKAGAAPDAQALQPIDLLLYGAVMILRHDASYAKSKGLKFLEIARELGSERAVRMLKEGSGTFPDADIHLKNALLECRANDVFATISITIAREEADAYAQALAFITHLLRNGFPKSYQIKLKAKFKQYLPIKGLAKSDTHRFFANALAHASLQPQLEAYARAAIEQFEFYADTEGEKNCMPGSYATFGLGLLDARYFPLVQHYMASVDEEHQGVQDQFTAAFAEQHGVTTESIPVLAACLRACTDNAKVKIQTELEEVEKLELFCQQLQGLEGYLVEHMLYPVWGKLEKLATLARKADGRRKELLLALLEAASKTDA; encoded by the coding sequence ATGAGTACTCTTGTAGAGCTGGTAACACAGGAAATGACGGCGGCCATCCACGCCTGGTTCGATGAACGCCTGCAGCGCAACGACCTGGAACAATCCGTCAAACGCACGACCTTGCAAGCGGGCATTTTCAATGACTTCATGCTCGACTACAAGCCAGGGCGCGCGATCGCCGACGATATCGACCTGGACTTCGACGACGACGCGCGCCCCGGCACGGCGGCGCGCCTTGACGATGCGCAAATGCGCGACGATGTCGTGCCACAACTGACGGCCGTGGTACAGGCCCGCCTGGCGCCGCTGGTGGACACGCCGATGATCGACTACCGCTTCACTTGCCGTGGCAAGTTCCAGACGGCGCAGGGCAAGCTGCACCTGACGTTGCTGGAATACGTCAACGAGGATAAACGCCAGGCCTTGCTGGAAAACATACACGCGTACATTGGGCAAAAGCTCACGCATGGCAAGCATCCGACGCAGCCGCTGGAAACGTTCTTCCTGGCACGCCACCTGCTCGACCCGCAGCTGTTCCCGCAGCTCGACGTGGCCTGGACCATCGCCCAATACGAACGCATCCAGGCCTTGAACAAGACCCAGCCGGACGACTTGGCCAGGCACCGCGCCGACATCATCCGCGCCATCACGCAATGGGCGGAAAACGTTTTCCTGCCGCAGTTTTATGACCGCGCGCTGTCCGCCTACCGCGCCACCGAATACACACTGAAAGCGGGCGCGGCGCCCGATGCACAGGCACTGCAGCCGATCGACCTGCTGCTGTATGGCGCGGTGATGATCTTGCGCCATGACGCCAGCTACGCCAAGTCAAAGGGCTTGAAATTCCTGGAAATCGCGCGCGAACTGGGCAGCGAACGGGCCGTGCGCATGCTCAAGGAAGGCAGCGGCACCTTCCCCGATGCCGACATCCACCTGAAAAATGCGCTGCTGGAATGCCGCGCCAACGATGTGTTTGCCACGATCAGCATCACGATTGCCCGGGAAGAGGCAGACGCGTATGCGCAGGCGCTGGCCTTCATCACGCATTTGCTGCGGAACGGTTTTCCGAAAAGCTACCAGATCAAGCTCAAGGCCAAGTTCAAGCAATATCTGCCGATCAAGGGACTGGCGAAATCCGACACGCACCGTTTCTTTGCCAACGCCCTCGCCCATGCGTCCCTGCAGCCGCAACTGGAAGCGTATGCGCGCGCCGCCATCGAGCAATTCGAATTCTATGCGGACACGGAAGGCGAAAAGAATTGCATGCCCGGCAGCTACGCCACGTTCGGCCTGGGCTTGCTCGATGCGCGTTATTTTCCCCTGGTGCAGCACTACATGGCCAGCGTCGACGAGGAACACCAGGGCGTACAGGACCAGTTCACGGCCGCCTTTGCTGAGCAGCATGGCGTGACGACGGAGTCCATCCCCGTGCTGGCGGCCTGCCTGCGCGCCTGCACGGACAACGCCAAGGTGAAAATCCAGACGGAACTGGAAGAGGTGGAGAAGCTGGAACTGTTCTGCCAGCAACTGCAAGGGCTGGAAGGCTATCTGGTCGAGCACATGCTGTATCCGGTCTGGGGCAAGCTGGAAAAACTGGCCACCCTGGCGCGCAAGGCGGACGGCCGGCGCAAGGAGCTGCTGCTGGCCTTGCTGGAAGCGGCCAGCAAGACCGACGCCTGA
- a CDS encoding sensor histidine kinase KdpD, with the protein MMHLFLAENRAELERRCRDKVAKRPMRFSTEIQLREGIPIFLDQLIRTLKAEEAGKLAQSLAISGSADGSAASTSELADSASTHGGQLLALGYSVSQVVHDYGDLCQAVSDLAVALDEQFAVEEFRTLNRCLDNGIAEAVSEFSQRRDVLIADEQAVQLSQRIGYFAHELRNHLSTASLAVAAIKQGGMGVTGATGAVLDRSLVGLRTLIDRSLAEVRVEAGLTLQRSVFYLDNFISELRYSASLEADLLCCTLIVDEVAPLLQLNADQDLLLSAVGNLLQNAFKFGSPKGAVVLRAYAHGERIRIEVEDNGAGMPPQAANDLFLPFTQGGANKTGLGLGLSIARRSVEANDGTLSVKSVPGHGCVFIIDLPRHAASATVAK; encoded by the coding sequence ATGATGCATTTATTCCTAGCGGAAAATCGCGCCGAGCTGGAGCGCCGTTGTCGTGACAAGGTCGCCAAGCGGCCCATGCGTTTTTCGACTGAAATACAGTTAAGGGAAGGCATCCCCATCTTCCTGGACCAGCTGATCCGCACTCTGAAGGCGGAAGAAGCGGGTAAGCTGGCGCAAAGCCTGGCAATTTCTGGTTCCGCCGACGGCAGTGCGGCGAGTACATCGGAACTGGCCGACAGCGCCAGCACGCACGGCGGGCAATTGCTGGCGCTCGGCTATTCCGTCAGCCAGGTGGTGCACGATTATGGCGACCTGTGCCAGGCTGTCAGCGATCTGGCCGTGGCGCTGGACGAGCAATTTGCCGTCGAGGAATTCAGGACGCTGAACCGCTGTCTCGACAACGGCATTGCCGAAGCCGTATCCGAATTTTCCCAACGGCGCGACGTGCTGATCGCCGACGAGCAGGCCGTGCAGCTGAGCCAGCGCATCGGCTACTTTGCCCATGAGCTGCGCAATCATCTCAGCACTGCCAGCCTGGCTGTCGCCGCCATCAAACAGGGCGGCATGGGAGTGACGGGCGCCACTGGCGCCGTGCTCGACCGCAGCCTGGTGGGTTTGCGTACCCTGATCGACCGCTCGCTGGCGGAGGTGCGGGTGGAGGCGGGCCTGACCTTGCAACGCTCGGTCTTTTACTTGGACAACTTCATCAGTGAACTGCGCTATTCGGCCAGCCTGGAAGCGGACTTGCTGTGCTGCACCTTGATCGTGGACGAGGTTGCACCCTTGCTGCAGCTCAATGCGGATCAGGATTTGTTGCTCTCCGCCGTGGGCAACCTGCTGCAGAATGCCTTCAAGTTTGGCTCGCCGAAGGGTGCGGTGGTGCTGCGCGCGTATGCACACGGCGAGCGGATCAGGATCGAAGTGGAAGACAACGGCGCCGGCATGCCGCCGCAGGCCGCAAATGACTTGTTTTTGCCCTTTACGCAAGGCGGCGCCAACAAGACGGGCCTGGGCTTGGGCCTGTCGATTGCGCGGCGCAGCGTGGAAGCGAATGACGGCACCTTGAGCGTGAAAAGCGTGCCTGGCCATGGCTGCGTCTTCATCATCGACTTGCCACGGCATGCCGCTTCGGCCACCGTCGCCAAATGA
- a CDS encoding DUF1488 family protein, with amino-acid sequence MPYDILRDSIALEPAGDAIRFHLSVFGVEKTCRITVTALRSLDQGQGGDWLLIFDTHRLRMGQRAFAYLSRDLLVSSVVLRALDF; translated from the coding sequence ATGCCCTATGACATCCTGCGCGACAGCATCGCGCTCGAACCGGCGGGCGACGCCATCCGCTTCCATCTGAGCGTCTTCGGCGTGGAAAAGACTTGCCGCATCACCGTGACGGCATTGCGCAGCCTGGACCAGGGACAGGGCGGCGACTGGCTGCTCATCTTCGACACCCACCGCCTGCGCATGGGCCAGCGCGCCTTCGCTTATCTGAGCCGCGATCTGCTGGTCAGCAGCGTGGTCTTGCGGGCGCTCGATTTTTAG